Proteins from a genomic interval of Papaver somniferum cultivar HN1 chromosome 4, ASM357369v1, whole genome shotgun sequence:
- the LOC113273200 gene encoding uncharacterized protein LOC113273200 encodes MVVLGDFNAIISPEEKFGGKAPDRISKMDFFHCLNECNLIQAPITGQQYTWSNCQQGTKRILCVLDRAVFNSLWLQKYGDWGYKVGLRIVSNHAPLLCGCASIPKPKNVPWKFQKMWIEHPSFLSEVKKVWNENIIGDPSFIFTQKLKKLKNLLSEWNWSIFGNINTKIKEAEEKVQKAMELSDQNPLNEDLLANLVAAQNEHATREVQANTLMRLKSRAKWIKDGSANTTYFHARMKIRQARNTISELEDTNGNIISDQSQIADTLVKHFQQKFEAQDVDVSEELLDVIPSVITYEDQEMLDSIPTNEEIKKIIFEMESDSAPGPDGFPGSFYKSCWDIIQLDLKDAIQFCWRRRFIPKGMNSNFLTFIPKCAGAKKASQYRPIGLSNVLFKNFTKIISVRMNGLMEKLISSQQAAYVKGRTKKTLLCLFKLIEKYQHLLCLFKLIEKYQHSSGQMINKAKSKCFIDGTNSTRKQQINNIIGMDLSNFPDKYLGIILAPGRVTTEMVWPMVLMLQSKLAAWKGRLLCFHDRLILVKIVLCSYPLYNMAVYKWPSSVIKICEKLIRNFLWSGDGEVRKYKTLSWKKICVPYSEGGLGIRRLEVLNKILLMKMMWKLVYSSDEWALFFTAKFKDKYGIWFSKWKLSSVRAGLQWAWLTLQEDISWKIGNGASISVWFDNWYGSSPLINEIGYTDFIHNNMQLKVQNLISNNQWNIHPQLQHLLQIDNLPQIHSGSDSIIWNLHSSGMFNNAKAVEKIRHKEDKVDWSSYIWRKSLHPTIASNIWKLLQGVYVNDDMKRK; translated from the exons ATGGTTGTCTTAGGTGATTTCAATGCTATAATTTCACCTGAAGAGAAATTTGGTGGTAAAGCTCCTGACAGAATATCAAAGATGGATTTTTTTCATTGCCTTAATGAATGCAACTTAATTCAAGCTCCTATCACAGGTCAGCAATACACTTGGTCCAATTGTCAACAAGGAACAAAAAGAATCCTATGTGTTCTAGATAGAGCTGTTTTCAATTCTTTATGGCTACAAAAGTATGGTGATTGGGGATATAAGGTTGGATTGAGGATAGTTTCTAATCATGCTCCTTTATTATGTGGTTGTGCAAGCATACCCAAACCAAAGAATGTTCCCTGGAAATTTCAGAAAATGTGGATTGAACATCCATCATTCTTAAGTGAAGTGAAGAAAGTATGGAATGAGAATATTATTGGAGATCCATCTTTTATTTTCACGCAAAAGCTAAAAAAGTTAAAAAATCTCTTAAGTGAGTGGAATTGGAGTATATTTGGTAACATTAATACAAAAATTAAGGAGGCAGAAGAGAAAGTTCAAAAAGCAATGGAGTTATCTGATCAAAATCCCTTAAATGAAGATCTTTTAGCCAATTTAGTAGCAGCTCAAAATGAACATGCAACAAGAGAAGTTCAAGCAAATACTCTTATGAGACTTAAATCAAGAGCAAAATGGATTAAAGATGGTTCTGCAAACACTACATACTTCCATGCTAGAATGAAGATTAGACAAGCAAGAAATACAATTAGTGAACTTGAAGATACAAATGGAAATATTATTAGTGATCAATCTCAAATTGCAGATACTTTAGTCAAGCATTTTCAACAAAAGTTTGAAGCTCAAGATGTTGATGTTTCTGAAGAATTGCTTGATGTTATTCCTTCAGTTATTACATATGAAGACCAAGAAATGTTGGACTCCATTCCCACcaatgaagaaatcaaaaaaattatttttgaaatgGAATCAGATAGTgcccctggtccagatggatttcctGGATCCTTTTATAAAAGTTGCTGGGATATAATTCAATTGGATTTAAAAGATGCCATAcaattttgttggagaagaagatttATTCCCAAAGGCATGAATTCAAATTTCTTAACCTTCATTCCTAAATGTGCAGGTGCTAAGAAAGCAAGTCAATATAGACCAATTGGATTGAGTAATGTATTATTCAAAAATTTCACAAAGATAATTTCTGTCAGAATGAATGGACTCATGGAGAAGTTAATTTCATCACAACAGGCTGCTTATGTTAAAGGAAGAA CTAAGAAGACTTTGCTTTGTCTATTCAAACTGATTGAAAAATATCAACATTTGCTTTGTCTATTCAAACTGATTGAAAAATATCAACATAGCTCTGGTCAGATGATTAACAAAGCCAAAAGCAAGTGTTTTATTGATGGTACTAATTCAACCAGAAAGCAACAAATTAACAACATAATTGGTATGGATTTATCTAATTTTCCTGATAAGTATCTTGGTATCATTCTAGCTCCAGGAAGAGTAACTACTGAAATGGTCTGGCCAATGGTCCTTATGCTTCAGAGCAAACTTGCAGCTTGGAAAGGGAGATTATTATGTTTTCATGATAGACTGATTCTTGTTAAAATAGTTTTGTGCAGCTACCCTCTTTACAATATGGCAGTTTATAAATGGCCATCTTCAGTTATTAAGATATGTGAAAAACTAATAAGGAACTTTCTATGGTCAGGTGATGGAGAGGTTAGAAAGTACAAAACTTTATCTTGGAAGAAGATCTGTGTGCCATATAGTGAAGGTGGCTTGGGTATTAGAAGGCTAGaagttcttaacaaaattttgctgatgaaaatgatgtggaaattGGTATACTCATCAGATGAATGGGCTCTGTTTTTTACAGCTAAGTTCAAAGATAAATATGGCATATGGTTTTcaaaatggaaattatcatcaGTAAGAGCAGGGTTGCAATGGGCTTGGCTTACTTTGCAAGAAGACATCTCTTGGAAGATTGGAAATGGTGCTAGCATCTCAGTCTGGTTTGATAACTGGTATGGATCATCACCACTAATTAATGAAATTGGTTATACTGATTTTATTCATAACAATATGCAGCTGAAAGTTCAGAACTTAATCAGTAATAACCAATGGAATATACATCCTCAGTTGCAGCACTTGTTACAGATTGATAATTTGCCTCAGATTCACAGTGGAAGTGATTCCATAATATGGAACCTACATAGTAGTGGAATGTTTAATAATGCAAAGGCAGtggagaaaataagacacaaggaaGACAAGGTTGATTGGTCTTCTTATATATGGAGGAAATCTTTGCACCCAACTATTGCCAGCAACATTTGGAAGCTTCTGCAAGGTGTTTATGTGAATGATGACATGAAAAGAAAATAG
- the LOC113274311 gene encoding bidirectional sugar transporter N3-like, translating into MSTSADMHHHQWAFIFGILGNIVSIMVCLAPLPTFYRIYKKKATEGFQSIPYVVSLFSAMLWIYYAVLKTDAFLLITINSIGCVIETIYITIFLIYAPKNARIMTIKILGLLNFGLFSLILILTMLLANGLTRLTILGWVCVAFSACVFAAPLSIMRLVIKTKSVEFMPFSLSFFLTLSAILWFSYGLLLKDLYVALPNVAGFVFGVLQMLMYAIYKNKKQVVVVTTEEDKEHRYQENNKLPNAHDHQHVSGNRTTTTTINGDHVIRLNTMGSAEVHPIDLQIIVLDHTHHLENMQQQQVIDQQDDKVAGKNMEVVEV; encoded by the exons ATGTCCACCTCCGCCGATATGCATCATCATCAATGGGCTTTCATTTTTGGTATCTTAG GAAATATTGTTTCGATCATGGTGTGCCTTGCACCATT GCCGACATTTTATCGCATTTATAAGAAGAAAGCAACAGAAGGATTTCAATCAATACCTTATGTGGTTTCACTATTTAGTGCCATGCTTTGGATTTACTATGCAGTACTCAAAACTGATGCTTTCTTACTAATCACCATTAACTCCATCGGATGTGTCATTGAAACCATTTATATCACCATATTTCTCATCTACGCACCAAAAAATGCCAGG ATTATGACTATAAAGATACTTGGGTTATTGAATTTTGGGCTATTTAGTTTGATCCTGATACTAACAATGTTGTTAGCGAACGGTTTAACCCGCCTTACTATACTTGGATGGGTTTGTGTTGCTTTCTCCGCTTGTGTTTTTGCAGCCCCGTTAAGCATAATG AGATTAGTAATAAAAACAAAGAGTGTAGAGTTCATGCCTTTCTCGTTGTCATTCTTCCTCACATTGAGCGCAATTTTATGGTTTTCTTATGGTCTTCTACTTAAAGATTTATATGTCGCT TTACCAAATGTAGCAGGATTCGTTTTTGGAGTTCTTCAGATGTTAATGTACGCAATTTACAAGAACAAAAAGCAAGTCGTTGTTGTAACAAccgaagaagataaagaacatcgTTATCAAGAAAATAACAAGTTACCAAACGCTCATGATCACCAACACGTTTCTGGTAATAGAACAACGACAACTACTATTAATGGAGATCATGTCATTAGGCTTAACACCATGGGAAGTGCAGAAGTACATCCAATAGACTTGCAAATAATAGTTTTGGATCATACTCATCATCTTGAAAACATGCAGCAGCAGCAAGTTATAGACCAACAAGATGACAAAGTCGCTGGAAAAAATATGGAAGTAGTAGAAGTATAA